The region TCTGGCATACACGACATTCATATGGTTTTACACCAGTGTGTCTCATCTATAAATAGTACTCATTTTTTCTTACATTAAAATCGCTTAGCTTTCAAatctttgtaattttaaaacataagcaaatttattttataccttATGCCGTCTCATGTTAGCTCCATTGGAAAACTGCATATTACAAACATCACATTCAAACATTTTCCTATGAGAACGAATTCCAGGATGCGTTTCTTCTCCATCTCCATCATTTTCAGTAGCTTCTATATTCTCTGTGCTTTCTCCTGGCTCAGCACTAGCCAAACATTGATCCTGATGAGCGCAGAATGCTGTCTTATTTATAGTTTCATAGTTCTCACACCTTTCACACCTGTCCACACGTTATGGATCCTTTGATACGCTATTTAACACCTTGATTATCTAAACgtttattggaatttttttaaatacaaagaaTTAATTACATGAAGATGACAGACCTAAAAGCTGGTACAGCACCATCACCACTATCGTAATTAGTATTTAAGGCAGCTTCATTATCTGGATCCAAATTCTCCTCATCTCTTGGATTTGATGATTCTCCAACATCGGCGTGCGAACAGGAATGGGAATCTACCTCGTTTTCCCCGCCACCAGCATCAACCCCATCTGACATGATACTGAACCCTCCAGAAACTATATTGTTGAACCTGCACCATTCGTCGTTGATTACCTACAATATTGAacaaatataattcaatttatcctttttttcaataatacgaatttacatatcttaaattttcaatgtattatacataaatttacacaatatacatgtaacattagaaatttttatgaagACACATGCAGTATTCTGTTTCGTCACAATTTAATTCAATAACATAATGTTCATACTAATAATACGCCACTACTAATAAACAATGAAACAATGAATaacaaatgaaataatagaaaagaaaaaacatacaataaatataagtaaCCCAACTATATTCTCGAAAATTTCGATGTTTACCTGTCAGTTTCGATCGAGGATTCGAGGATGACGAGACGATTGGTCAATCCtgagagtaagagagagagagagagaaaggagaaaagagagagagagggggtaCTAGGACATGAAGTGAGAGAGATTCCGGCAAAGCGCAATGCCAGAGTACACTGCACTTTGTCCCAGTTTCGGGGGAATCCGTCACTGGTGACGTAGTTTTCCGCCGATCTGGCTGGCCTCGTCACCGTATGGTCAACATCGTTCTACGAGAAAGAGGGAGTCTGAAGTTTTTACTTAGTTTTCTTGCTCAAATTATACACAACCAACCATCTCCACTATAACCTTATTTTAATTTGTCCTTTGTTCAAAAATGTACAACACTTATATGAACCACTGCACACTACTCTCTTACTGCCTTCTTCTGAATGATCGATTAATCGAAATAATCGATTCGACGATATTCGACTTCATAGTAATTTTCGATCTATCAAATCGGTTATCTGtcgatttttttttctatgTATTGGCTGCAAATGTAATATTACTCAAGAAATGAGTAAATGAACTAATCAAGGACTAATCTACGTAACATTTAATTAAGAAACATATACGTTGCGTAAGTAATGTTATACGCAAACGGTTGTTTATACacttttactttattatatacattttttcggaaaagatataaataagaatatatttcaatatggAATCATATGTATGAGAGCAGATGAGAGTATGTCATATACGAATAATAAACtctaaataattcattttttggaagaggagaagagagagagaaagagagagagagagagagagagagagagaggaaaaagttttaatatgccttttaatatctgattatatcaatgatatattattaatactcAATGTTAAATTGAGTATTGTTCGTAAAGATATCGAAATAAtgtatgtattttcattttgagTTGAATTGCATTCTAGACCACGAAAAATTTTTGACTGATATCTATATTTTCTGATACTCAGCTTCTAGTAATCGAAGAGTAGAATTCAAAAATACCTGTTTATAAGTTTCGAAAACCTTTCAAATTTAACCTAAACCTTAACTTTATCTTAACCTAATCTAAACCTCTACTTCACTTACAAACCGGACACTGTTATTAATTGTTTTGTGAACTTACCTATCTGTATTAAGTTCAATATAACTCGTGAAACAAAAGTAATATTCGAACAGGaagtttttaaaattcaaaattaatattttttaaaatatatagacCAGTTAAAAATTTGTAATGTCTCAAAACAAACCTTAGTTTTGTGCATTTATGTTTTCAAACTATGGActtacttattaaaaataataaaaaaaaaattgaagaattatgagaataaagtataatataatgataaatatgaCAGCAGTGcacatattttaaagaaataattaatttttttaattaagtatatatgtatgtatatatgtatatgtgacATATAAAAggaatgtaaaatatatgtaaaattttggaaaattaatatattaactgatattgtagaaataatatgttaaaatacaaaaataaacaatagcAAAAGTTATAAGCTAAGTGATTTCACAAAGCAAAGTAGAAAAAAGCTTGTAATAGACATAGAACAAAAAGAATCTTAATCATTAATATCATCACGATATtcatatttactattattttcttaaaaataaaaataatttttaattaatttatatttcagtaCCAAAAACCTTTTCTTTAAATACTTATAATATATGAATTAGTACAAAATTAGTCAAAAGATATATAGCTAACTATATAGAAtagctacaaaaaatattcttgCTTTTTCCAATGAAGCATCTTTTTATCAATTctacaatttattttcattgtatcAAATTTTTGCAGTCCTATGGAAAAATTATTGAATGATACAAAATCTAACATACTTGGTTCCAATTAATAAGTGTGTAAATACTATAATGAATAAAATGAtgtgtaaatattctttatagcCGCTTGTAtctcataaaaataattctgtTCTGAACTTTATAGTTCAGTTTATGTGTTGTGATTATAGattatattatcttataaatactattaataaCGATCTTATTAGAAGTTGAAATAATGTTTTCGGTAAACAAGTAACTGTACTATTATGACTTTATGATTTTAAAGGTCAGTATAATTACATAACTTTAACATCGATTATCATGTTGTTAGTCAATAAATTAAAGAATCCTAATTACAATTctgtttaaaaagataatatagCAAAGAGGAAATTTCCTGCCTGAATTAATGCATTAAATTCGACCTTGTTCATGAGATAGTTTTATTagtaacaattaaaaatttagttAAGTCAAAAAACAATACGGAGCTTTCCTACGTACTAATGATATCTTTatcatctttaaaaaaaaacattaacTCTAATTTTTCTTAAGATTtgacaatatgataaaattttattaaattggtaCGCATGCGTATAAATCGTTCCTGCTGTTAGTTCAATGTATGTAATGGATAATGAAACACATGCATCTGTAAACTATGGCATAGAACGACAGTATAACACGGTGTGTCATGGTGAACGTGTTATTGTTGGTGCAAGTTTGTTATAGCTTTATCTGGAAAACTTAAACCGCGCAAATCATTTCGATATTTCTCGATCTTTCGACGTTTATACAAGACCGTGTTCAAAATCTTACAAAACTTGAATTTCTCGTTTAATCAGTGCTTGGGAAAAATAAAGTcgtaaatagagaaaaataataaGGAGAAAAAGGAGTAATTCTTGGTGAAAGTTAGGTACGTAATTTCTCTGTTAAAAAATCCAGTCTCTTTTATCAGCTGTTCATATAATGGGCGCAGCAGCCAATCAGGATGAGGTTCATATGACAACAGTAAGTTCATTTTcccttttttatataattttgtcttCTTAGTTATGATTGTTATGAATATGAATAATGgtattagtattagtagtaaTTTTAGCTTTAGTTTTAGTATTAGTATTAGTATTTATTGCACATTTCGTGCATCATTCAATGTTTTTGAATATGACACATAGTTAGCAATAACATATTACAACATATTagtacgtattagtacatacaAGTTTTTAAAGTGTTactgaattattattaattcagtATAATATTTTgcgtatttattttgtatatgaaATGTATGATATCTTTTTGaagcaataattttaataatattttcattataccAGAAAGAAatacttatattatttttgttttcatatcagttattatttaatattaacataacttaatatttcatcatcacatattacattattattatatgattattatataacggttaaatatgattaaaaataacaaaataacaataaaaaagtgTTTTTCAGCCAGAACTAATTACTGTCCATGGTTATAAATCAGAAACACATCATATTTGGACAGAAGATGGATATTGTCTAGAAGTGCATAGAGTTTTACCAAAATCTCATCAAAATTCTGATTGCAATGTAAGTGGGAGTAATGAGCAAAatttaagtaataaaaatacaatagaGGTAAGTCACAAATATAAAAGTTATCACaaagttattaattatcataaaGAAATTAATCCATTCGGACATTGAAAATTTAACTCTTTCCCTACTGAAAGCCATTATGTGATAAATTTcttgtgtttaaatattttatttaagcaaATGTATGTGAAAATACTGATAAATACCAATGGTATTTCAgtatttatcaatttatacTACTTTGTGTTAGtcttatgtaatataatacaatttaagtataatatttgatataaatatcttttttaatttttcagccATGCTGTAGTGAAAgagttaaaaattattcaaactatATTAAATTATGATAACATAAGATTTATGTGAACATTACAAATAAATGTTTGATATTTAGTACGGAAGCCATGGAGTCAAGGCAAAAGAACCAATACCAGTTCTCATTCATCATGGACTTCTGTCAAGTTCAGCTGATTGGGTATTATTGGGCCCACAAAAGGCTTTAGCGTACCTTTTATGTGACAATAATTATGATGTCTGGTTAATAAATGCAAGAGGCAATGCATATTctagaaaacataaaaaatatacaactaAAGATAAAGAATTTTGGGATTTTaggtaattttatgtaaaaaattattaaatagaatagaataaataataattttaagtaaaaataagtataaaatagATTAATCAACAGGATCATGCTTGCTTAGTATTTGCATTTGTATCTTGGTTAGTGATACATTATATTCACTATTTGTATAATTGGTTTCATAGAGTGAATTGTGTTATGCAGTAAAATATAGCTAAAGCTAGATCTTGTATCAGTGATGAGCCATTTGACTACTGATCAATCTACTTCACACACAATGTGAGTCAAATGAATTGGAAGAGAAAAACAGGCTAATTTTTGTAATTCTACTTTCCCGGATGGTATTTATGATGAAGTACCAAATCTGCAAACACTAAGCAGGCATCAttgtatatatgaaaaattaattatgtattaaataatttcactATTCTTTTAGCTGGCATGAAATTGGGTATTATGATTTGCCAGCAACAATAGACTACATTTTGGAGCATACTGGATATGCAGAACTTTATTACGTGGGTTATAGTCAAGGCACAACTGCATTTTATGTAATGGCCAGTGAAAAATCTGAATACAATCGAAAAATTAAAGGAATGATCAGTTTAGCACCAATAGCATTTCTCGCAAATCATAGAAGTCCTTTACTTAAGTGTGTTGTCCATTTTTATGGATTAATGGAGGTATGTTTCTTAGTATACatgaaataatttgttattgtaGCCAGAGGTGGTTAAATTACAAGTGTTATGTATCAAATCCCAAAAAGATTTTTTACAGAAAGTACAATATACAAAGTGTATTAAAAATCATGATACGAGCCAAAAAGgaataattgttaatattttattttgagaGTTCATTTctgagaaaattgaatttggaatttttatatcacATATAATTAACCAATATCTTAATATGAGTGAATTAGCATGAGGTTAATTGtacaagaaaaaataaattagaaatgtagaattttccatttgtatattaaatatataactgTAATTATAACTGTAAATATGATATGCAAAattattacacaataaagctTTTCATGGATAGATAAACAATAAAACCTTTTAGAgtacttcttttttcttatttcaattaataagaTATGCTGTTTTCTtccaataaattataatttgaataatattcaaatattcgtaaaaacaaaagaattaaATAGTTTTAATAAATGATAGTTATGTTTAGCAGTTGtcataaattcattaaataagaaatataataaatgattcaagaattgatattatttgtacatgcataatttatattaaaagattTGATTCTTATTAAAAACGAATTTGGTATTAAGAATGCATATGTTAAAAATTTGTTGATGTTACAGCACTGGTATTATACTGATATATCATGTACTTATACATGT is a window of Bombus terrestris chromosome 17, iyBomTerr1.2, whole genome shotgun sequence DNA encoding:
- the LOC100652213 gene encoding lipase 3 isoform X1, encoding MGAAANQDEVHMTTPELITVHGYKSETHHIWTEDGYCLEVHRVLPKSHQNSDCNVSGSNEQNLSNKNTIEYGSHGVKAKEPIPVLIHHGLLSSSADWVLLGPQKALAYLLCDNNYDVWLINARGNAYSRKHKKYTTKDKEFWDFSWHEIGYYDLPATIDYILEHTGYAELYYVGYSQGTTAFYVMASEKSEYNRKIKGMISLAPIAFLANHRSPLLKCVVHFYGLMEWGSSYCNLHQWFPRNRLQAQALGTIIRNAPVGLTNGFCVCWFSLIAGFGSDQLDKSMLPLILGHFPAGASAKQIIHYSQNILSGSFRKFDYGATENLKTYGSTQPPIYDLEKVKTPIVIFYSKNDFLNDPADVKRLTDRLPNVIETKEIEYSKFNHIDYLWGRDARVILYNTVLTVLQKFR
- the LOC100652213 gene encoding lipase 3 isoform X2, whose amino-acid sequence is MGAAANQDEVHMTTPELITVHGYKSETHHIWTEDGYCLEVHRVLPKSHQNSDCNYGSHGVKAKEPIPVLIHHGLLSSSADWVLLGPQKALAYLLCDNNYDVWLINARGNAYSRKHKKYTTKDKEFWDFSWHEIGYYDLPATIDYILEHTGYAELYYVGYSQGTTAFYVMASEKSEYNRKIKGMISLAPIAFLANHRSPLLKCVVHFYGLMEWGSSYCNLHQWFPRNRLQAQALGTIIRNAPVGLTNGFCVCWFSLIAGFGSDQLDKSMLPLILGHFPAGASAKQIIHYSQNILSGSFRKFDYGATENLKTYGSTQPPIYDLEKVKTPIVIFYSKNDFLNDPADVKRLTDRLPNVIETKEIEYSKFNHIDYLWGRDARVILYNTVLTVLQKFR